A single Sporosarcina sp. FSL W8-0480 DNA region contains:
- a CDS encoding ABC-F family ATP-binding cassette domain-containing protein, translating to MSQLIVEKLTKSVGEKILFRDISFTIVQGEKVGLIGINGTGKSTLLSIIAKTEEPDSMKADHPNNYTISYLPQVPNINPEKTVMETVFMSDAPIIKLNLEYEYALAALTDDPTSEENLQRFTRMQNEMDARSAWDLNTKARTVLTKLGIESFNKRIGELSGGQQKRVSLAKVLIEPADLLLLDEPTNHLDVQSITWLQDYLKNEKAAVVFITHDRYFLDAVSTQIYELADKTLYAHSGNFADYLESKAIREEMAEATDAKNRNRYRNELKWIRRGAKARSTKQKARIGRFEELEDKVKKDTSSTNMDVALKTSRLGRKVIELHDVSKSYGDRKVIEGFNCLLQSGDRIAIVGPNGAGKTTLMKLIAKELEPDSGYLEMGSTVKIAHFHQQLPEMDENKRIIEYIRETSNDIEDSNGIRISATQMLERFLFPTSSHGTPIGKLSGGERKRLYLLKLLMEQPNVLLLDEPTNDLDIETLSVLESFIDTFPGVVLTISHDRFFLDRTSTKLWVLDGSGNVETLYSIYSDYLEEKAFQKTDEPKNDKNTATPKVAEQEKPKKRMTYSEKREWETIESDIEKKEEEIAATEAEMMSSGANYDLVSELTKQLDKLNAEYEHLIERWTYLQEIAES from the coding sequence ATGAGCCAATTAATAGTTGAGAAGCTTACAAAAAGCGTGGGAGAGAAAATTTTATTCCGGGATATTTCCTTTACAATAGTTCAGGGTGAGAAAGTAGGCTTGATCGGTATCAATGGAACGGGAAAGTCGACGCTCCTTTCGATTATTGCTAAAACAGAAGAACCGGATTCAATGAAGGCAGATCATCCGAATAACTATACGATTTCTTATTTACCCCAAGTTCCGAATATCAATCCTGAGAAAACCGTCATGGAAACTGTCTTTATGTCAGATGCCCCGATCATTAAATTGAATTTGGAGTATGAGTATGCACTTGCTGCGTTAACGGATGATCCAACATCGGAGGAAAACCTACAACGTTTTACCAGAATGCAAAATGAGATGGATGCACGCTCGGCATGGGATTTAAACACAAAAGCGAGAACGGTTCTTACAAAATTAGGGATTGAATCCTTTAATAAAAGAATCGGTGAGCTATCCGGGGGGCAACAGAAGCGGGTATCGCTTGCGAAAGTGCTTATCGAACCGGCGGATCTGTTATTATTGGATGAACCAACGAACCATCTCGATGTCCAGTCGATTACGTGGTTGCAGGATTATTTGAAAAACGAAAAGGCTGCAGTTGTATTCATCACACATGACCGCTATTTCTTGGACGCTGTTTCCACTCAAATATACGAGTTGGCAGATAAGACGCTATACGCGCATTCTGGTAATTTCGCCGATTATTTGGAGTCTAAAGCTATTCGTGAGGAAATGGCGGAGGCAACTGATGCAAAAAATCGAAACCGCTATCGCAATGAATTGAAATGGATCAGACGTGGGGCAAAGGCGAGATCCACTAAACAGAAAGCCCGTATTGGCCGTTTTGAAGAGCTTGAAGATAAAGTTAAAAAAGATACTTCTTCGACTAATATGGATGTTGCGTTGAAAACATCCCGACTTGGCCGAAAAGTGATAGAGCTTCATGACGTTTCTAAATCCTATGGAGATCGAAAAGTGATTGAAGGATTTAATTGTCTTTTACAATCGGGCGATCGTATTGCAATTGTAGGACCGAACGGAGCCGGTAAAACGACATTGATGAAACTGATTGCAAAAGAATTGGAACCTGATAGTGGTTATCTCGAAATGGGATCTACTGTGAAAATTGCACATTTCCATCAGCAACTACCTGAAATGGACGAAAATAAGCGTATAATCGAATATATACGCGAAACATCTAATGATATCGAGGATAGTAACGGGATTCGAATTTCGGCAACACAAATGTTGGAGAGATTTCTATTTCCAACTTCATCACACGGAACCCCGATTGGGAAGCTTTCTGGTGGTGAAAGGAAGCGCCTGTATTTATTGAAGTTGTTAATGGAACAACCGAACGTCCTATTGTTGGATGAACCAACAAATGATTTGGATATTGAAACACTATCGGTCCTTGAATCCTTTATCGATACATTCCCTGGAGTTGTGCTAACGATATCCCATGACCGCTTTTTCTTGGACAGGACATCGACGAAATTATGGGTATTAGACGGTTCAGGTAATGTCGAAACTTTATATAGCATTTATTCGGATTATTTAGAGGAAAAAGCCTTTCAGAAAACCGATGAGCCGAAAAACGACAAAAATACGGCAACCCCTAAAGTAGCCGAACAAGAAAAACCTAAAAAGCGAATGACCTATAGCGAAAAAAGAGAATGGGAAACTATCGAGTCTGATATTGAAAAGAAAGAAGAGGAAATTGCTGCAACCGAAGCTGAAATGATGTCGTCGGGTGCCAATTACGATCTTGTAAGCGAGTTGACTAAGCAGTTGGATAAACTGAATGCAGAATATGAACATTTGATAGAACGGTGGACGTATTTGCAGGAAATAGCTGAGTCTTAA